The following proteins come from a genomic window of Diprion similis isolate iyDipSimi1 chromosome 8, iyDipSimi1.1, whole genome shotgun sequence:
- the LOC124409204 gene encoding uncharacterized protein LOC124409204 isoform X4: MDNKKTGSEAVNTFVPNATDATMSLVLQLGTVEKTPEEVSNNNTSVLPQELTASIPTISGVIGKPLVAAGNCNNKTQNLQQNLKTVNITTVAAGSALPPTVKPVTVTYPVNRTVRDAQRIGGTQTNTTQVLTTRVISQKLPQSTYQIHPTSLPLNSAAHAVHLPIKSLHSPGTNVPKIQSLPSPTVPQTATVQTKISVTPPNVVQTKQQPTTITNLQPAMHQKLQVSTQQILSTSGIKTITTTSVPNVQRIQVKSQGIGGKSQTVNLQKVKTITNVNNQTGQRGGNLPRIQTVPKSQVITTPTTQTVQVSMSQVMNSANMQRIQQVNSSNVQQQQQQQQQQQQQQQQHVQKVNQPLNVGNVQKVTQVFNNQKVQTQVITNTAGHGVQKVQHSGLQQVQHMPQKRAQRATHKGLGVQKQQQPATMNNFSKTVNSVAGIQKIQTNAQQQQKNNMQTTQQQRPQTMEVLQKSQTLATVNSNKTQSVPNITKSNSVPNISKLQHNQNLRNVAKQQIASQQHQQQQQQQQQQQKVHTPQLSQLQQQLMHQTSQSQQQQHQTSQPLQQQQQQQHIVQKQQQQINVVSQTQKCQSGTGVQQKVATITSVPNNQRVQATTNSKAQQQQQQQQTQMVLRVGPQKNQSQNMQPGKLKPVSQKMINNVKPLNQQNVVQQSNRTVNSQPVKIIQQQQQNIIGPQNTQKQPGCIKTIPPQKPAQRNHVQKMSGIKTSLNTNLSSLKGQGTLSSIAQQKTCIKTLLPQQPGGPNVSSHKNQPVKIQQQTIQQKQLVITAQHPQQTRAQTGQIKTLLPVASVDTRRESENKNETEAYSAKDDSTQPDPQSPVRRMPLPYECLQFVLQDHNYGAPPPRTPPPASPPPHPKQQPINGGTSSATASQHPFIYGQLSSKNVEDDAGSAISSEAGREAEPEGEETETAPEGEGDDEDSVTRCICDFEHDDGYMICCDRCLVWQHVDCMGIDRSNIPDEYLCEMCRPRRVDRQRARALQLRKREELLNSDTSSDSSSTSSADTDVGVNPVQKKRAPQQQQQQQQHQQAQQQQQQQQQQQQQQQQQPPQQPTLRRKSDPPPQVRRLSTNNNNNNVAKRQRRDPHPRQSSAVRKKETVKRGLGKRKTKRRMSLEDREEDTQDAWGTNMAPLRQWIERYEEAVTNHYSPELRARISSIKVNGAHGDLRQSNMNAAATGKCRLNVHSNNLRFLVATMYLPPNTPVVELRGKYMLSTQHRPSHPQGRQHAQRPGPFVFFYRLPRDGTEVCVDTRTYGNDARFVRRSCKPNAEVKHCIEKGTLHLYIVTTTNIEKNAEITIKHEQHDIMLSPNSNLPIAPLICACNNTRECQVATMGQPSRRGSNGALAENADGRERRRRGRRNTMCEDSDSLSAVSSTSVTQTTPTPAPVPTTAPPRRTITNVNVSATVTRQVAKEELPITVQQPLTSPSTTPSQAPETNKKDKKKMTREERKMEAIMKAFERLEKAEQRKQEVQARNAQRKESGGTHSDNEESQVTSAPPLKQKSQNTERPIRRKRRKGRARTTSSSHSQQSRCRTRLNSADSDISSGEESNSLQSPPLPNQSYPPIRGMPSYTSHLHTPTKDVTDCGNVGAVSHHGIPTAAGLLLALANSNIPGPSSPPLQQPAPIKSPTCDSGASSSSQSSTPSTPLSSACLLVAAAVGPLAPGFKFPKTKKVLMNEWLKESPDPPQTHIPQISPIPAVPPAPLNNPVNQLNKPTDFLSPTDPSPEFLTQSYAAKSLATLVQAANSVSGICDSPPQRRQTIPGNSSCSGSTGSAKKRWLRQAISEECDSPNSRPESPPNEIVAAPPKKRRIARESLSSDNYTPPTTPTLLTSEQPTLSQPTCHNEDEFVDMPQSPINESSTPNLEYGQDNVKDEVDSESETVDVNEMKEKIEFSTSKFDNPQSALCIKDEEDDEPMPMVKSESILPVKALSNEFVKDEKPLKNSQSPCKSEPAVIKNEISEAQLMSVNKTEPTKVKDEQTEHQGESQNIKREPISLKKEPQVVLIEKGTVEIIDQNEPDTEMEDLSSPIAAMESDAVLKQRAAEMRLEFSGSIAEIVNIASENEKSDDDRKFENNRSDEVKSDDNMSIDEFDVEAQMMKITGDDGNDYKEKVDTSSEKDKSMDGIEGLMESSKEDSESEDRDMDDLKEESISFKEFHINSEMRAFKEFEKKTEKRDFIDFEIKQTTNRDNFEPPKVDNLIESVTSSEESILESTSSNIDVESIADAPQIQFPIPPLSERIRKKPEQTQPAKLQLDFEASIIESTIEIEAGNASIEDEQKSMLSSALRELLEAKIDVDSEPVKMEISNEEMNVISSEDQMDRISCTNPVKNDDDIVKSEKHPARVENVSARVEESVSNEPKRLKDPRTIMPTDMPAPPALKPEMPAPVKRKVRTLSISEYRKRKQQSTGTPPEPEPEPSTDTLSERGGARGRSDSASSGTSSLSSDEEGNSKVPLDLPSLTTLPLFINVDSDEKKGGEEGVMGWSAAPTLVERQRENLTERLKREFGLFLSDDEEERARKQGLTAEAILKARKLSPSAHTPIPIAATVYPSPQLPPQPYIPPPGSAPIHFPQFQAKPVPVQYSNFAVPQAVSQPIYPSAAAQPLPNKQQTQQFLIPQAPPGSNPYPPQFVPSSSAVPAQRFPTAPPPPPPPPPPPLPPTAQFFPPPSQAQKTFFNHPAPRT; encoded by the exons aacaaaatttaaaaactgttAACATCACGACGGTAGCAGCTGGCTCTGCATTACCGCCTACTGTGAAACCTGTAACTGTTACTTACCCGGTAAACAGGACTGTCAGAGATGCCCAGAGAATCGGAGGTACGCAGACCAACACTACACAAGTCTTAACTACTCGGGTTATTTCACAGAAACTACCACAATCCACTTACCAAATACATCCGACTTCTTTACCATTGAATTCTGCTGCACACGCTGTTCATTTACCAATAAAATCATTGCACTCACCTGGCACCAATGTACCTAAGATCCAATCTTTGCCGTCTCCGACGGTTCCTCAAACTGCAACTGTTCAAACTAAAATCTCGGTCACGCCGCCAAATGTTGTTCAAACTAAACAGCAGCCGACCACAATAACAAACTTGCAGCCGGCCATGCATCAGAAATTACAAGTTTCTACGCAACAAATTTTGAGTACATCTGGTATCAAAACGATCACTACAACATCCGTGCCAAATGTGCAAAGGATACAAGTGAAGTCCCAAGGTATCGGTGGAAAATCACAAACTGTTAATTTACAGAAGGTCAAAACAATTACCAATGTAAACAATCAAACCGGGCAGCGAGGAGGCAACTTACCGAGAATACAAACTGTACCCAAGTCCCAAGTAATCACCACTCCCACAACTCAAACCGTGCAAGTTTCAATGAGCCAAGTAATGAACAGTGCAAATATGCAAAGAATACAGCAGGTTAATTCTTCCAAtgtacaacaacaacaacaacaacaacaacaacaacaacaacaacaacaacaacacgtGCAAAAAGTTAATCAACCATTGAACGTTGGCAATGTGCAAAAGGTGACGCAAGTATTTAACAATCAGAAAGTTCAAACTCAAGTGATAACCAATACGGCAGGCCATGGTGTTCAAAAAGTACAACATTCCGGACTGCAACAAGTACAACATATGCCACAAAAAAGGGCTCAGAGAGCCACTCATAAAGGACTCGGTGTACAAAAGCAGCAGCAACCTGCtacaatgaataatttttcaaaaactgtcaACTCTGTAGCTGGTATACAGAAGATACAAACGAATGCCCaacagcagcagaaaaataatatgcaaACAACACAACAGCAGAGGCCACAGACCATGGAGGTTCTTCAAAAATCTCAAACACTTGCGACGGTAAATTCGAACAAAACGCAATCTGTACCTAATATCACAAAAAGTAACAGCGTTCCAAATATTTCTAAGCTGCAGCACAATCAAAATTTACGTAATGTCGCCAAGCAGCAAATTGCTAGCCAACAAcatcaacagcagcagcagcagcagcaacaacaacaaaaagttCATACTCCTCAACTATCTCAGCTACAGCAACAACTGATGCATCAAACCTCGCAAtcacagcaacagcagcatcaAACCTCGCAACCActacaacagcagcaacaacagcagcataTTGTACAAAAGCAACAGCAACAAATAAATGTTGTTTCCCAAACACAAAAGTGTCAATCTGGTACTGGAGTACAACAAAAAGTGGCCACTATTACGTCTGTTCCAAACAATCAGAGGGTACAGGCAACTACCAATTCAAAAGcccaacagcagcaacaacaacaacaaactcAAATGGTGCTAAGGGTTGGTCCACAGAAAAATCAATCTCAGAACATGCAGCCAGGAAAATTGAAGCCTGTTTCTCAGAAAATGATCAACAACGTCAAGCCTTTGAACCAGCAAAATGTTGTACAGCAATCGAATCGTACAGTAAACTCCCAGccagtgaaaataattcaacagcagcaacaaaaTATCATTGGCCCTCAAAATACCCAGAAACAGCCGGGGTGCATTAAAACTATACCGCCTCAAAAGCCTGCGCAAAGAAATCATGTGCAAAAGATGTCCGGTATCAAGACATCTTTGAATACTAATTTAAGCTCTTTGAAAGGACAGGGAACACTATCATCAATTGCACAGCAGAAAACTTGTATTAAAACCTTACTTCCTCAACAACCTGGCGGGCCAAATGTGTCATCCCATAAAAATCAACCTGTCAAGATTCAACAGCAAACAATACAGCAAAAACAACTTGTCATTACTGCTCAACATCCACAGCAGACGAGAGCCCAGACTGGTCAAATTAAAACACTCCTACCAGTCGCGAGCGTAGACACTCGCAGAGAGAGTGAAAACAA AAATGAGACTGAAGCTTACTCAGCAAAAGATGACAGCACACAACCGGATCCTCAATCTCCAGTACGAAGAATGCCACTTCCATACGAG TGTCTCCAGTTTGTCCTACAAGACCACAACTACGGCGCACCTCCACCGAGAACACCTCCCCCAGCATCGCCTCCACCACATCCTAAACAACAGCCCATCAATGGTGGAACAAGTTCTGCTACAGCGTCTCAGCATCCTTTCATTTATGGACAAC TGAGCAGTAAGAATGTTGAAGACGATGCAGGTAGTGCGATAAGCAGTGAGGCTGGACGAGAGGCAGAACCAGAAGGTGAAGAAACTGAGACAGCACCAGAAGGCGAGGGAGATGACGAAGATAGTGTGACAAGATGCATTTG tGATTTCGAACATGATGATGGATACATGATCTGCTGTGATCGTTGCTT AGTTTGGCAACACGTTGATTGCATGGGCATAGATCGATCTAACATACCTGATGAATATCTATGCGAAATGTGTCGGCCACGCCGTGTCGATAGACAGAGAGCACGCGCGCTGCAACTTCGAAAGCGTGAGGAGCTTCTGAATTCAGACACATCTTCCGATTCGTCGTCTACCAGCTCAGCTGATACTGACGTTGGCGTAAATCCAGTACAGAAGAAGCGGGCTCctcagcagcaacagcagcaacaacaacatcagcaagcccagcagcagcagcagcaacaacaacagcaacaa cagcagcaacaacaacaaccaccACAGCAACCGACTTTGAGAAGAAAATCTGATCCTCCGCCACAAGTCAGACGATTGAGTactaacaacaataataataatgttgcaAAGCGACAAAGAAGAGATCCTCATCCAAGGCAGAGTAGCGCAGTGCGTAAAAAGGAAACTGTCAAACGCGGCCTCGGCAAAAGAAAGACTAAGAGGCGAATGAGCCTAGAGGATAGAGAGGAGGATACACAAGATGCATGGGGAACTAACATGGCTCCTTTGAGACAGTGGATAGAGCGGTATGAAGAGGCAGTAACCAATCATTACAGTCCTGAACTTCGGGCTAGGATATCCAGCATCAAAGTCAATGGAGCTCATGGTGATTTGAGGCAGAGCAATATGAATGCTGCTGCGACTGGAAAGTGTAGGCTTAACGTGCATAGTAATAACCTGAGA TTCCTGGTTGCCACTATGTATTTGCCACCGAACACTCCAGTCGTTGAACTTCGTGGGAAATACATGCTGAGTACCCAGCACAGGCCTTCGCATCCGCAAGGTCGACAACACGCACAGAGACCAGGAccttttgtgtttttttaccGATTGCCACGCGACGGGACAGAAGTTTGTGTTGATACAAGAACTTATGGTAACGACGCGAGGTTCGTTCGTAGAAGTTGTAAACCGAACGCCGAGGTGAAACATTGCATAGAAAAAGGAACATTGCATTTGTACATTGTCACAACAacaaatatcgaaaaaaatgctgaaatcacAATCAAGCATGAGCAGCACGATATAATGCTCTCTCCGAATTCAAATTTACCTATTGCACCACTTATTTGTGCTTGCAACAATACGCGAGAATGTCAAGTCGCAACTATGGGACAACCAAGTAGACGAGGAAGCAATGGAGCTCTTGCAGAAAATGCCGA TGGTAGAGAAAGAAGACGGCGAGGCAGAAGAAACACAATGTGTGAAGATAGTGATTCCTTGTCTGCAGTTTCTAGTACAAGTGTTACTCAGACAACCCCAACACCTGCGCCAGTACCAACCACGGCTCCTCCTCGAAGAACTATCACAAATGTTAATGTAAGTGCAACAGTGACACGTCAGGTAGCTAAAGAAGAACTGCCAATCACAGTGCAGCAGCCTCTTACTTCGCCTTCGACTACACCGTCGCAAGCGCCGGAGACAAATAAgaaggataaaaagaaaatgacgaGAGAAGAGCGTAAGATGGAAGCGATCATGAAGGCTTTTGAAAGATTGGAAAAAGCAGAGCAAAGGAAACAGGAAGTTCAGGCAAGAAATGCCCAGAGAAAAGAATCTGGTGGTACGCATAGTGACAACGAGGAAAGTCAAGTTACTTCCGCTCCtccgttgaaacaaaaatcccAAAACACGGAAAGGCCTATTCGACGAAAGAGGAGAAAGGGTCGCGCGCGAACAACCAGTAGTTCTCATTCGCAGCAAAGCAGATGCAGGACAAGATTAAATTCGGCAGACTCTGATATATCCTCGGGGGAAGAGAGCAATTCTCTGCAGTCACCACCTCTTCCTAATCAGAGTTACCCACCAATACGGGGAATGCCTTCTTACACTTCTCATCTTCACACTCCAACGAAAGATGTGACGGATTGCGGCAACGTTGGAGCTGTCAGTCATCATGGAATTCCAACAGCTGCTGGCCTGCTACTTGCTTTGGCAAATTCTAACATACCAGGGCCGAGTTCTCCACCTCTCCAGCAGCCGGCTCCAATCAAGAGTCCTACATGCGATAGCGGCGCCAGTAGCAGCTCCCAAAGCTCAACTCCATCTACCCCTTTGTCTTCCGCTTGTTTACTGGTCGCAGCAGCTGTCGGGCCGTTGGCGCCAGGTTTCAAGTTTCCAAAAACTAAGAAAGTCCTGATGAATGAGTGGCTGAAAGAATCTCCAGATCCGCCTCAAACCCATATTCCTCAGATATCTCCGATACCTGCTGTGCCTCCAGCACCATTAAACAATCCTGTCAATCAATTGAACAAGCCGACCGACTTTTTATCACCAACCGATCCATCGCCTGAATTTCTCACTCAAAGTTACGCAGCTAAAAGTTTGGCCACTTTGGTCCAGGCCGCGAATTCTGTTTCCGGAATTTGCGACTCTCCTCCGCAGCGGAGACAAACTATACCTGGAAATTCCTCATGCTCAGGATCTACCGGCTCCGCGAAAAAGAGGTGGCTAAGACAAGCTATTTCTGAAGAATGCGATTCTCCTAACAGCAGGCCAGAGAGTCCACCCAACGAAATAGTTGCAGCACCACCCAAAAAAAGAAGGATTGCCAGGGAAAGCTTGTCATCTGACAATTATACACCACCTACCACACCAACTCTGCTGACATCTGAACAACCCACACTTTCTCAGCCAACATGTCATAATGAG gatGAGTTCGTGGATATGCCTCAATCCCCCATTAACGAGAGTTCCACACCCAATTTAGAATATGGACAAGACAATGTGAAGGATGAAGTTGATTCAGAATCTGAAACAGTAGATGTGAacgagatgaaagaaaaaatcgagttCTCAACTTCTAAATTTGACAATCCTCAATCAGCACTTTGCATCAAAGATGAGGAAGATGACGAACCAATGCCAATGGTTAAAAGCGAATCGATACTTCCAGTAAAAGCGCTAAGTAACGAGTTCGTAAAAGACGAAAAACCTTTGAAGAATTCACAGTCCCCTTGTAAGTCTGAACCAGCTGTtatcaaaaatgaaatttctgaagCTCAACTAATGTCTGTCAATAAAACTGAACCAACTAAGGTAAAAGACGAGCAAACGGAACATCAGGGAGAGTCTCAAAACATCAAAAGAGAACCAATTTCGTTAAAGAAGGAACCGCAAGTGGTGCTAATTGAAAAAGGCACTGTGGAAATTATCGATCAAAATGAACCAGATACAGAAATGGAAGACCTAAGTTCACCGATTGCTGCAATGGAGTCAGACGCAGTACTAAAACAACGGGCAGCTGAAATGCGGCTTGAATTTAGTGGCAGTATTGCAGAAATAGTGAATATTGccagtgaaaatgaaaaatccgaCGATGACAGGAAGTTCGAGAACAATAGATCCGATGAAGTGAAATCAGACGACAACATGTCTATAGACGAGTTCGATGTCGAGGcgcaaatgatgaaaattactGGGGATGATGGAAATGATTACAAAGAGAAAGTCGACACAAGTTCGGAGAAAGACAAGAGCATGGACGGCATCGAAGGGCTAATGGAAAGTTCGAAAGAGGATTCCGAATCTGAAGATAGAGACATGGATGATCTTAAGGAGGAGAGTATTTCGTTTAAAGAATTTCATATAAACTCTGAGATGCGGGCATTtaaagagtttgaaaaaaaaaccgagaagAGAGACTTCATTGATTTCGAAATCAAACAAACTACAAATCGTGACAATTTCGAACCTCCGAAGGTAGACAACTTAATTGAGTCGGTAACTTCGTCGGAAGAATCTATACTCGAGTCAACGTCGTCGAACATTGATGTGGAATCAATCGCAGATGCTCCGCAGATTCAATTTCCCATTCCACCACTTAGTGAAAGAATACGTAAAAAACCTGAACAAACACAACCCGCCAAGTTGCAGCTTGATTTTGAAGCATCGATCATAGAATCTACTATCGAGATTGAAGCAGGTAATGCTTCGATAGAAGATGAACAAAAATCCATGCTCTCTTCGGCCCTCAGAGAATTATTAGAGGCGAAAATTGATGTTGATTCAGAACCAGTGAAAATGGAGATATCAAACGAAGAAATGAACGTTATTTCTAGTGAGGATCAGATGGACAGAATATCATGTACCAATCCTgttaaaaatgacgatgatatcgtgaaatctgaaaaacatccCGCACGAGTTGAAAACGTTTCTGCAAGGGTCGAGGAAAGTGTTTCAAACGAACCCAAACGTCTGAAAGATCCCAGAACTATTATGCCCACGGATATGCCAGCCCCACCTGCCTTGAAGCCGGAGATGCCTGCTCCAGTCAAGCGCAAGGTTAGAACG ttGTCAATATCAGAGTATCGAAAACGTAAGCAACAGTCTACTGGCACACCACCTGAGCCAGAACCAGAGCCATCAACTGACACATTGTCAGAACGGGGGGGTGCAAGGGGTAGATCAGACAGTGCTAGTAGTGGAACTTCTTCGCTAAGCTCTGACGAAGAAGGAAATTCAAAAGTTCCATTGGATCTACCAAGCTTAACAACTCTACCACTGTTCATCAACGTAGATAGCGATGAAAAGAAAG GTGGAGAAGAAGGAGTAATGGGCTGGTCTGCTGCCCCAACTTTGGTTGAACGCCAGCGAGAGAATCTTACCGAGAGACTAAAACGCGAGTTTGGACTGTTTCTCAGTGACGATGAGGAAGAAAGAGCCCGCAAACAAG GTTTGACTGCAGAGGCAATTCTGAAAGCCCGGAAATTGTCCCCTTCTGCTCATACTCCCATTCCTATTGCAGCGACTGTGTATCCATCTCCGCAATTACCTCCCCAACCTTATATACCTCCTCCTGGCTCGGCCCCGATCCATTTTCCTCAGTTTCAAGCTAAACCAGTGCCAGTGCAATACTCGAATTTCGCAGTGCCTCAAGCGGTGTCTCAGCCAATATATCCTAGCGCGGCAGCACAACCTTTGccaaacaaacaacaaacgcaacaatttttaatacctCAAGCACCGCCAGGTTCTAATCCTTACCCACCGCAGTTCGTACCATCATCGTCGGCTGTTCCAGCCCAGAGATTTCCAACTGCGccgccaccaccaccaccaccaccaccacctccgcTACCGCCGACtgctcaattttttccaccaccATCCCAGGCTCAGAAAACGTTCTTCAACCATCCGGCGCCAAGAACATAA